In Candidatus Nitrosotalea sinensis, the sequence GATACACAGAATGCTTGATCCGCGCTCTGTCGTTCTAATCTTTGCCTCTGGAAAATTAGTTTGTACTGGAACAAAGAAAGAGGCCGAAGTCTACCGAGCTGTACACAATCTTCACACACTACTAGAAGAAAAGAAATTGATGGAATACGAATAATCGTAAAACCATTCTCTAAATTTTTATATTATAAATTTATGATGCAGATTTTTTGTCATGTCTTTTTTGTATGATGCTTCCGCCAAATGATATCACAAGATTGATTCCTAGTGATATTACTGCTATGTATAGAGGACCAAGTGGTGTCTTTAACAGAGATGATGTAAGCTGGCCGAAATTATTTGCCATCTCTACCATGAGTATGCCTGATACAATACCAGCTGCCAATCCTGTGATTAATGGCGTTTTTTTGAGAACTTTGGTATACAGTCCAAAAAGTACTGCAGGCAGTATCTGTACAATGAGTATGCCTCCAAGTAACTGTAATGAAATTGCATAGGTTGCAGGAACTGAAAATACAAACCCCAGTGCAACAAATTTGAATATGGTTGAAGATAGTTTTGTTATCTTGATTTCGGACTTGTCTGACAAGTTTGGCTTTATCTCCTTGACTATGTTTCTTGTAAGGAGATTTGCTTGAGCCATTGCCATTATTGCTGCAGGAACAAGGCCGCCTACAAAAATCCCGAGCAATGCAACACCTGAGAACCAGCCAGGAAGTGAGTACAAAATAAGCGATGGCACTACTAGTATTCCTCTTGAGCTTTCTGGAAAACTAGACAAGAATTTCATTGCATCAGGTACTGCGTATACCAATATGCCCATGAGTGCAAGTATTGCAAGTCCAACTCCGTAAAGTGGCAAGAGTGCGGTACTGCTGCGGAGTTTGTGGGCACTTTGAGCACTCAAAACTCCGTTTATTGCATGTGGGTATAGGTAAAGTGCCAGGGCGCTGCCAAGTATTAGTGTAGCATATGCTGGAACCAAATTTTCTGGTAATGTGACATAACTGCTACTTGCAGCCTTGAATGCATTTCCAAATCCACCTATGCTTATTGGGACAATCACAATCACTGCAATTACTGTTATCCATACCAGTATGTCTTTGAATATGGCAGTAAGTGTGGCACCACGAAGTCCACTTGTATAAGTAAATGCTGCTAAAATTATGAATGCAATCAATAGTGATATTTCTTGTACCATCTGAGAGTTGGCATATCCTGCAAGCATCACGGTAAGGACTGACTGCATGCCAACTATCTGGAGAGCAATGTATGGTAATTCTGCAACGATGCCTGTAACTGCAATCATTATTGCAAGCGTCCTGCTGTTGAACTTGTCTTTTACAAAATCTGATGCTGTAATGTATCCCTTCTCACGTGAGAGTGTCCAGAGTTTTGGCATTGTCACAAGTGCCACGGCAAAAGTCAACATGACGTATGGTATGGCAAAAAAATACAGTGATCCTTTTGCAAATACTCCTGACGGGATTGCAACAAAGCTATAAGCTGTATAAAGATCTGCCCCAATCAAAAAGAAGACAAGAGCGGTACCAAGTTTTCTTCCTGCTAGTGACCACTCGTGAACATGGTTTAGGTCTCCCCTTCTCCAATATTTGCCATAAAATCCTAGGCCTATAAAGACTGCAAATAATGCTACAAATACAACTATGACATCTGTGGATATCATGATTTTTTCTCCGTTATTCTAGAATATGCAAAATAAAATCCCGTACATGCAAAGAGCCAGATTGTTTGGAACCAATAGAAGAATGGTAACCCAAATAATTCTGGGTCGTCCCTGTTGTATATTGGAACTCCCAAGTTTACAAACGATGGTATCAGGATGAGTAGTGCTAAGGTGATGTATTTGGTTCTGGTTGACATCTTTCTCTTGAACTAGGTCGTAAAAATATAAGCATTGAGAATTATTCTAATACGACAATCACTATATTGTACCGTGGAAGATGAGCCGTCTGTATCATTTTGTAGGGAGATTGCCAAAAAATATGATTACACGACACTGGCAAGGCCTGTTTATGTCATACAGGAACATCATGCTACCAAGTTGCACTGGGACTTGAGATTTGAAGTCCATAATACTCTGAAAAGTTGGGCCCTGCCAAAAGAGCCACCACAGAAAATGGGAGAAAAGCGACTGGCAATCTCTGTTGATGACCATCCTTTGGAATATGCGGCATTTGAGGGGGAGATACCTTCTGGCAATTATGGAGCAGGAAAGGTGAAGATATGGGACAAGGGCACATTTGAGGTTGTAGAGTCTAGTGAGAAAAAAATGATTGTAAACATACATGGCTCCAGGCTGAAGGGCAAGTATTGCCTGGTACACTTTGAGCCAGAGGGAAAAAATTGGTTGTTCTTTAAAATGAAATACGATCTCAAGTAGATTTTTCTTTCTTGCCTATTGCCATGAGAAACATTGGTTCCTTGTCTTTTGCGTGGGGAGAGAAAAAGTTTGTTACTAGATCATCGTAAAATGTAAGGCCCGTGGCACCAAGTCCTAGACTGTATGATGCAAGATACATCTTGCCTGCCGTTATTGCAGCATCAAGCTGGGCAACTCTGTATCCGCGATTTCCAAAATGTTTGAGTATCTTGTCCAGGTCTGTCATGAAAAATATTGTAACACTTGCGTCATATGGTAGGTCTTGATCAAGGCCGAGATTTCCTGATGCATTTCTGAAATTTCCTTGGCGTAATTTTTCAAGTGAATTATTTTTTTGTGCATAATAATATGAGCCAGGCTCTAGCCCGTCTACTGCGTTTGCTATGATGTAAATGTCTGAAAGTGATTCTCCATCAACAGAAAAGTCTGTATTGATGCCATGCGTTGTTTTGTCTAGTATTGTGGTTAGTTGTTCTAATGTTATTGATTCTAATGAAAATTTTCTTGTAGAGCCGCGCTTGATTATGGTGCTCTCTATGAGTTCTGATGATTCTGCCTTGTCTCCAAGCTGAATGCCTGTGTTTTGGCTTTTCTTTATTGAAAGTGGTACTCTCCATGATGAGACTTCATCTGGCGTTAAAAGAGATGATGCATCATGCATCTGGGTTATCTCTGGGTATTCTATATCGTAATCTGATGGTACAGAATCAGGTACTGTATCGGAAAGATGTGGGATGGAAGATGCTGTGGGTTCTGATCTTCCAAGAGTAAGTATGAGGATTGGGGCCTCTTGGATGGGATTTACTCCTAATAGTTTGGTAATGGGTGCGTCTGTAAAGCCGGCAATAATCTTGGTGGGGGTCTTGTGTGCAGATGATATTGCTAGTGTGTTTGCAAGTATTGTACCACTGTCCCAGAATGTGTGCCTGTATGCACGTGCCTGATATTTTATTGAATTTCTTGAAAAGACATCTGTGAAAATTAGAATCACTGGGGCTTCTCTTGCTGATTGTTCATTTGCAGTCGCATCTACTACCAGTCCTCTGTAATCTCCATGTCTTATGACATCTAGTCGCATATTCTTTGGATCAAAGTGGTATACTCCTGCATCAAGTCTTGGAATATTTCCACATACAATGTAAATTTCGATGTGATATAGGGCTCCAGTGCATGAGGCTGCTCGAAAATCTACCTCTCCGAGTCCTGAAAATTTTATCTTTTTTGTTATTCCTGCTGAACAGTACAATATTTTTGCAAGTGTTTTAAGATCAGGTGTTGTATTGCCAAAACTCTCTTGCGATGAAATTGCATCTAGTGTCAAAACTCCTGTTGGATTTTTATCAAGTGTTAGTTCTATGGATGAGGTATTCTTGTAAACCTTGTATGGTGTTGGTCTGTGAGATGGATGGTACACATGAAATCTGTTCAAAAGCATGCCGTTTGGGTGTTTAGTACCATTGTGATAATGCCAAGTGGCATCAATTTCGTAATTTCGCAACAACCACTTGGTGTGTCATGTTAGTTGTTAATGTATCGCAGTCAAGCAGAAGATTTTTAGTGGTTGCTTTTTCAAAAGCATTTGATGGAAAATGAAGACGTACTGATAAGCATGGCTGGCATGACGGGTCTTGCAGGAATGCTTGCAGTTGGGGACAAGCAATACCAAGTTCAGAGTATGTCTATTGCCAAATCTACGATTCCGGTACGCAAGCCAACTACTAGAGGTGGAGTGTATTTTACAGATACGACTGCATACAAAATCAAGGCATCAACACATGACTTGTCCATTATACCTGAGATGCCAAAGCTAATGCTTGGGCCAAATACTGATTTTATGCCCATACTGCTAAAAACAACAGTATTGCTGAGCGGAAAAGAAAATCAAGTGACTCTGGTAACTCATTTGACAAATGCTGTAAACACCAAAGAAAAGGTGGAACTAAATCTGATTGTCGACAAGGTAGATCTGAAATAGATGCCCTTTGAATGTGATTAGTATATTATGCCATTAATTGATAGTACTGCCATGAAACTTGGAACTATTTTGATACTCTCTGTTGTGGTGTTTTCTGGTATAGGATCAAGTTTTGCACAGGTCCCGTCTCCTGGTTTTACAAATCCTGTGACTCTGAGTGATTCTTCTTCAAACTCTGAGCTGCCTCACATTGTAGTATCTGGGGATGGAATATTTGCAATTTGGAGTGCAACTCATAACGGCAAGTCTGATGTTTATTTCGCAAAAAGCACTGATGGTGGTGCCACATTTAGTACTCCGGTCAACCTATCACAGTCTGTATCAAGTCAGTCACTTTATCCGCAACTGGCAGAAAAGGACAATCATGTCTATGTCATATGGCAATCTTCAATCTCTGGCAACTCTACTGTATTGATGGCAAAAAGCACTGATGGTGGTACAACTTTTGGAACGCCTGTGCTCATAAGTGATGATACAAAACTATCTGCATTTCCGCAGATGGCAATTGATGGAAACAACGTCTATTCTTTATGGGTTGAAAAATCTGAAAACAATTCAACAAATGTTGTGTTTACAAAAAGTATTGATCAAGGAAATTCATTTGTTCCGCCTGTGTACATAACACATGGTGCAAGAAATTCTGGAATTCCGAAAATATTTGCTGAGACCGGAAAGGTGTATCTGACTTGGGAGGACAACAACAAGGGGGACTTTGAGGTCTTTTTGAGCAAGAGTAGTAACTCTGGAGACTCGTTTGATTCTCCAGTTGATATTAGCACAAGCGCTGGAGAGTCTGGCTCTCCTGAAGTGTTTGTGTATCAAAATAACATCTACGAAGTGTGGATGGATAACACCTCTGGAAACTATGATATCATGTTTACAAAAAGTAGCGATGGAGGAAACACGTTCTCAAAACCGCTTGATGTTAGTAATCTCAAAGGTGATTCTGGTTACCCGCAACTTGCTGCATGGAAAAATAATGTCTATGTCGTGTGGACTCAGACCATGACTGGAATAAACTATGACATTTATTTTGCAAAGAGCAGCAATAACGGGGATTCATTTGATGCACCCATCAACCTAAGTAATAATTTTGGACCGTCTGGATGGCCCAAGATTTCATCTGATGGTACAATCTATGTAAGTTGGGTAGACAGCACTCCTGGAAAATTTGATGTGTTTATCACAAAGAGCAATGACGGTGGAGCTACATTTCAAGATCCTACGAATTTGAGCAACAGTGTAAATGAATCATATGAAAATGAGATGGTTGTAACAAACAATTCGGTGTACATGGTGTGGGAGGAAGGACAACGAGGAAACTATACTATTGCGTTTTCAAAGAGCACCACATTTGTTCCAGAATTTGGACCGCTTGCATCTGTTGCATTGATGGTATCAATTGTGGGAATAATTGCTATATCTGTCAGGTCTGGTCTTAAATTCAACTGACTCTTTCATTACTGTGGTATCTCTAATAGTTCTACTAGACCGCATTTTGTATTTGGTGTATTCAAGTCAACAAATGCTATGCGCCTATTGTCAAAACCTTCTACTGGCTTGACAAGAACTGTTGCGCCTTTTTCTTCCAATCTGTCAAGCTCTGATTGTATGTTTTTTACCTCAAAGCAAAGGTGGTGAATTCCTCCTCCGGATTTTGCAAATTCACTTATGGCAGAATCTGGAGAAGCTGGCTCTATTAGTTCAATGAATGGCTCTCCCACTTTAAGGAGGCAGATGTTGACTTTTTGACTTGCAACAGGAAGTATCATGGTTTTTGTCTCAAAATTAAGATACTTGCCAAGCTCTCCCAGAGATTGGTTTATGCTCTTTACTACGATGCCTACATGGTGTAATTTCATAATTGATTCTAGTCTTGCTAGCGTGCTATAATCTAACTGCCTTCATGTTAATTTTATATTGATAGTGTCATCAAACAAGTGCGTGCTAGAAAAGCTAGTAAAAGAATCAAAGGCACTTGAAAAAGCCATCGCAGGTGAGGAACTTTCATTTGATGATGGAATGGAGCTAATGTCTTATGATAATCTCTACATGCTTGGTGCTGCTGCAGATTTGGTGCGCCAGAAAAAAATTGGACCCACCGTAACATTTGCTGCATCTTATTACATGAATTACACTAATGTCTGCGCTGCAAGCTGCCAGATGTGCGCATTTTACAGAAAGGGCGATGAATCTGATGCATACACTCTATCTGCAAAAGATATCGAAGCCAGAGTGGCAATGGCAAAGAACATGGGAGCAACAGAGGTTCACATTGTTGGAGGTTTTCATCCTGAACTACCATTGGAGTATTATGAGGAAATGTTCAGGACAATAAAGAAGAGTCATCCTGAATTAAACATCAAAGCACTTACTGCAGCTGAAGTATTTTTCATATCAAAGCTGACAAAAAATTCTGTCAAAGAAATACTGACACGACTCAAGGCTGCTGGGCTTGACACCATGCCTGGTGGAGGTGCAGAGCTGTTTCATCCGGATATTAGAAGCAAGATTGTACGCGGCAAGTGCTCAGGGCAGGAGTGGCTTGATACTATAGAGCAGGCGCATAATCTTGGAATAAAAAGCAACGCAACAATGCTATTTGGCCATATTGAAAAGCCTGAGCATATTGTAGATCATCTTGTAAAGTTACGTGAGGTGCAAAAGAGAACCAAGGGGTTTATCACGTTGATACCTCTCAAGTTTAGCCTTGATAATACTGAACTTGAAAAAAAGGGTCTTGTAACAGCTGAGAGCCCATCAACATATGACTTGAGAATAACTGCCGTATCTAGATTGATGCTTGCAAACCAACTTGATAACATCTCTGTGTATTGGGTTGCATTGGGAAAAAAGCTTGCACAGGTTGCATTGACATATGGTGGAAATGACTTGGTGGGAACTGCATTTTCTGAGGAGATTTATCGTGCAGCAGGCAAGGGAACAAACTCTTCTATTGTGGAGCTTGCAAATATGATAAAAGAGATTGGAAGAGAGCCAGCACAACGAGACACTTTCTTTAAAGTTATAAAAAAATTCTAAACTGATACTGCATACCTTGATTGTACTTGATATCAGAATGATACCTGTTATTCCAATATGCAAATAAAATTCTGGAAGAATATGGGCTTCAATAAATCATTCTTGGTTAGATTTGGTTATGGATTCTATTTTATTGCGATATTTTTCTTTGTATAGTGTCCGACATGATGTGCAGCAGAAAAATCTTTCTTGCGAACCAACTTTGAGTATTGTGGGTTTGTTGTGTGTGGGACCATTGCAATAATCACATGTTATTTTTACAAGCATGTCCTTGCCTATCTTTATCTTGTTTCCATTGAGTGACTTGTGTTTTATCTGGTCCAGATTGGCACTTGTTTTTGTTTCTAATTTTCCAAGGTCTAGCTCTACTGATACACCCTTGATCAGTCCTGCATTTACAAGTCTCTCATAATGTAGTTTCACAGTGGGTGTGCTCACCTTTGTCTCCCTTGATATCTGGCGAAAAGACTTTCGTCCGTCCTTGACAAGTGATTCTAATATTGCAAGGTCAATGTCGTCTAGTTTTAGGGGCATGATGTTTTGTATTGTAGTGCCTATTTGAAAATTGATCTTTACAAATGTAAAGGACTGGTGCTAAGTATCTCTGGTATGTAAAATATGCATGCCTGATACGGTCACGCCTCAAAATAGGACGGTGCGCACTGCTCTAAAGATAGGTGGAATGCACTGTGCTGGGTGCGTAAATTCCATTCAAGATCACGTTGGTGCACTTGGGGGAGTGACAAAATGTGAGGTCAACTTGGCTTCTGAGAAAGCCACACTGGAATTTGATCCAAAAATTACTGATCTAAAATCTATTGAAAAGGCAGTTGAAGAAATTGGCTACAAAGTTGTCTATGAAAAACTCACTGTCAAGATAGAAAATATGACTGATTCAAGTGATGCACAAAAGCTGGAAAAAAAACTTGGCAGCATTAATGGAATACAACATGCTTCTGCCAATTTTGGTAATGGGAAAATTGTTCTGGAATACAATCCTACTTTGGTTTCACTTGCTGACATAAGAAAAGCAATCACTGGTAGCAGATATTCTATAGGGCGTGAAGATTATGTCACTTTTGCAGATTCTGAAGCAACCAAATTCAAAAAATTATTTTTTCTAGGATTAGGATTTGCAATTCCTGTTTTGCTTTTTGGATATCAGGAATATGTTCCATTTATTCCGTTGCATGGTAGTGCAACTGCTGCATATCTTGTCTTTTCTTGTGCAAGTATTGTGCAGTTTGTTGTTGGGTGGAGATTTTATGCTGGAGCGTATCGTATTGGGAAGATGAAATCTGCAAATATGGATACTTTGATTGTTACAGGAACTACTACTGCATATCTGTTTAGTGTCGCCAATACATTTCCGACTCCAAACTGGAATCATATCTATTATGATGCATCAGCACTGGTTGTAGTTTTTGTAATGTTGGGCAAGTATCTTGAGACAAAAACAAAGGGAAAGACATCATCACTTGTACAAAAGATGATTGAGCTACAACCCAGGACTGCAAAAATCAGAAGAGATGGGCAGGAACTTGAGGTGCCAGTTGAGACGATAAAACCGGGTGACGTGCTAATTGTAAGGCCTGGAGAAAAAATTCCTGTTGACAGTCTAGTCCTGGGAGGAAACTCGGCAGTTGATGAATCTATGGTAACTGGAGAATCTGTTCCCTTGAACAAAAAAACTGGGGATCTAGTTGTGGGTGGAACTGTAAACATGGAAGGCATGCTTGTGATAAGGGCAGAAAGAGTTGGAAGCGATACAGTTCTTGCCCAGATTATAAAACTAGTTGAAGACGCAATGGGTCGTAAACCTCCAATGCAAAAGATGGTGGACAAGGTTTCTGGATATTTTGCATTTGCAATAATTGCGATTGCCCTTGCAACCTTTGTTGCATGGTATACATTAACACCTGGAATACACCAGATATCTGCGTCACTGATTCCTGCTGTTGCAATAATGGTAGTTGCATGTCCCTGTGCACTTGGGCTTGCCACTCCGACAGCTGTGATGGTGGGAATGAGCAAGGCTGCTCAAAATGGAGTTATCTTCAAGGATGGAATGTCACTTGAAATGCTCGGCAAGGTAAAGACTATAGTGTTTGACAAGACTGGCACTCTGACATCTGGAAAACCTACTGTTACAGATGTGATTTCACTCAAGCAGAGCATGTCTGGGAAAATTATTGGTGAAGATAAAGTTCTAGAGGTTGCAGCAATTGCTGAAAAAAATTCAGAACATCCACTTGCAAAATCAATTGTTCAATATGCAATCAACATGAAAATACAACTTGGGAAATCTGATAGTTTTTTTGCTGTTCCTGGCAAGGGAGTACGAGCTGTTTATGATGGTAACAACATACTGGTAGGCAGTCCTGGATTTGTTCAAGATGAGGGAATAAACATTGAATCTGCACAGCGAATCTCAAATCAATTACAAGAAAAAGGCAAGACTGTCATACTTGTTGTATGGTGTGAAACTCTGATTGGTCTTGTGGCATTGATTGATACCCCAAAGTCAAGTGCAAGGCCTGCCATACAGTATCTACAAAAAATGGGGATCAAGACTGTGATGTTGACAGGTGACAATCAATCAACTGCCAAGTTTGTTGCAGATGACATTGGAATTATGACTGTCTTTGCAAATGTATTGCCGTCTGCCAAGTCCGATGTAATACAATCACTGCAAAAAAATGGGCCTGTTGCTATGGTTGGAGATGGTATCAATGATGCACCTGCATTGACTAGTGCCGATATTGGAATTGCAATAGGTAGTGGAACTGATATTGCATTGGAGGCTGGTAATGTAATTTTAATCAGAGATGATTTGATGGACGTAGTATCTGCAATAGAAACAAGCAGAAAGACTGTCAGCAAGATAAAACAAAATCTGTTCTATGCCTTTGGATATAATGTGGTGCTTGTCCCGATTGCAGGTCTTGGACTGTTGTATCCTGCCATTGCAGGTCTTGCCATGGCTGCAAGCTCGGTATCAGTTACAAGCAGCTCTCTGTTGCTAAAAAGATGGTCTCCTCCAAGCAAGAAAAAAAAGTGACACTTACACTTTGAATTGTAATTAATTTTTGTTTGTCAGAAAAATGTCTTCTGTTACATCTCTGCAGGCTTTTGAGTTATTGGTTTTCCCTCTCCACCCTTCTTTTTGCGTCGCAGGCCTATGCTTATTAGCAAAATGAAAAAACCTAAACCCCCTACAAGTCCTGCAATGTTGCTGAGGCCTACGTTAATCACTTCAGCTTGAGCAAGTGCAGCTTTCTCATCATCTGACATGTCTGCCTTGCCAGTTGGAACATTTTCATTTAGATATGCATAAGATGCAAATCCTATTGCCAGCATTGATATGCCAATTACAAATACTCGCTTGTCCATTAGATGTACTTGTGTGATATGCTAGATAACTTAAGCTATGCGCAGATCAAACTCTGGGACAAATCCCTTTTCTATTCCCATTTGGAATAAACTCCTGATTGCCTGCTCTCCAAGTACGCCCATGTCAATTGTTACATCGTTGACATACATGCGGACAAATCTGTCAATTGTCTCCTTTGCTTGTCCTCGTCCATACTGCATAGAGTAATCTAGAGCCTCATTTGGTCTTGCCATTCCATATACAATGGACTCTCGGAAAAACTCGTCAAATTTTTTGATGGTTTCAATTCCAAAATGATTGCTCATCACATTTACTCCAAGAGGAACTGGTAATCCTCCAGTGCTGTCTCTCCACCATGTGCCAATATCAAAAAGTTTCATCAAGTTCTTTTGGTCATATGTTATCTGACCCTCGTGAATTACAAGTCCTGCATCTGCCTTGCCACTTGCTACTGCGTCTGGAATGTCGCTAAACTTCATCTCAATGTAATCAAATTTTCCAATCATTAATTCTAGCAAAAGAAATGCTGATGTCATTTTTCCCGGTATTGCAATTTTGGATGCGCGCAGTTTGTCTACATCTAGATTTTGTTTTGCTACAATTATTGGTCCATATCCTTTGCCAAAGCTGCCGCCACTTCGTAGTATGGTGTAATCTTTGAGATATGCACAAGCATGGGCAGAGACTGCTGTAACATCAAGCTCGTGCTTGAGAGAACGTTTGTTCAATGTTTCAATATCTTCTACGACATGTTTGATTGTAAAATGAGGTGAGGTAACCTTGCCACTGAGCATTCCATAAAACATGAATGCATCATCTGCATCTGGTGTGTGACCTATTGTAATCTCCACAAAAGTGAGACTTGCTTTCTATAATAAAAATCAAGTTAGATCTAATTTTTCCAATCTCTTTTCTGATGTAGACAAAATGTATCCCGAAATGCTCTGAGGATCAAAATCTCTGAATTTGGTGATCATTTGATCTATTTTTGATAATTTTTCCCTAAACGTTTAATAGATGCATAAAAAGGATTTTTAGCTAATTCATGAAGTACAAGGCGACAGAACAGATTCTGAAAATCATTGGAGACAAGAGTCGTATTAGAAACTTTGGAGTCATTGCACACGTAGATCACGGCAAGACTACAATGAGTGACAGTCTTTTGGCATCTAGTGGAATCATCAGTCCATCTGTTGCAGGTCAGGCCTTGGCATTAGATTCTATGAAACTTGAACAAGACAGACAGATGACAATTGTCCAGGCAAACGTTACACTACTTTACGAAAAAGATGACAAGGAATACGTCATCAACATGATTGATACTCCAGGTCACATTGACTTTACAGGTCGTGTCACACGAAGTCTTAGAGCAATTGACGGCGCTGTAGTGGTATCTGACTCTGTAGAAGGTATAATGACCCAGACTGAGACTGTAACAAGACAGGCATTAGAGGAAAGAGTTCGTCCTGTGCTTTACATTAACAAGATTGACCGTCTCATAAAGGAGCTAAGACTTCCACCTGACAAGATGCAAGAATGGTTGCTTGAAATTATTACAAACTTTAACAGACTAATCGATATCTATGCAGAACCTGAGTACAAGGAAAAATGGAAGGTAAGCATACAGGACGGAAGTGTCTCATTTGGTTCTGCCAAGGACAAGTGGGGATTTAACGCAGATGTGATGAAGAAAAAAGGAATTTCATTCAAAGATATCTATGAAGCATACTCAGAAGGTGGAGATGTCAAGAAGCTTGCAGAGCGTGCACCACTGTATGATGCAGTACTTGGAATGGTTGTAAAACATCATCCAGCCCCAGATGTTGCACAAAAATACAGAATTCCAAAAATATGGAAGGGTGATTTAGATTCTGACATTGGCAAGGCATTGCTAAACTGTGATGATAATGGTCCGGCAGTAATGATGATTGTAAACATGACAGTAGATCCTGCAGCAGGACCTGTTGCAATAGGGCGTCTGTTTTCTGGACGACTCAAAGACGGTGATAGGATACATCTTATTGATTCAAAACGTGAAGGCAGGATACAATCTGTCAACTTTTTCATGGGCAACCAGAGAGAGATGGTAGGTGAGCTTGCTGCTGGAAACATTCCTGCATTGCTGGGATTGGAACATGCAAGAGCAGGACAGACATTGTCAAGTGTATCAACTGTTAATACATTTGAAGGAATCCAGTATGTGTCTGAACCTGTAGTTCAGATTGCAGTTGAGCCAAAACATCCAAAAGATTTGCCAAGACTTGTAGAGGCTTTGAATCGTATCACTATAGAAGATCCTAACTTGGTTGTAAAAATTAACGAAGAATCTGGTGAGACTGTAATTGCTGGAATGGGTGTGCTTCACCTTGAGATTGCAACTGCGTTGATTGCAGACGCCAAGATAGA encodes:
- a CDS encoding sodium:solute symporter family protein — encoded protein: MISTDVIVVFVALFAVFIGLGFYGKYWRRGDLNHVHEWSLAGRKLGTALVFFLIGADLYTAYSFVAIPSGVFAKGSLYFFAIPYVMLTFAVALVTMPKLWTLSREKGYITASDFVKDKFNSRTLAIMIAVTGIVAELPYIALQIVGMQSVLTVMLAGYANSQMVQEISLLIAFIILAAFTYTSGLRGATLTAIFKDILVWITVIAVIVIVPISIGGFGNAFKAASSSYVTLPENLVPAYATLILGSALALYLYPHAINGVLSAQSAHKLRSSTALLPLYGVGLAILALMGILVYAVPDAMKFLSSFPESSRGILVVPSLILYSLPGWFSGVALLGIFVGGLVPAAIMAMAQANLLTRNIVKEIKPNLSDKSEIKITKLSSTIFKFVALGFVFSVPATYAISLQLLGGILIVQILPAVLFGLYTKVLKKTPLITGLAAGIVSGILMVEMANNFGQLTSSLLKTPLGPLYIAVISLGINLVISFGGSIIQKRHDKKSAS
- a CDS encoding DUF3311 domain-containing protein, with the translated sequence MSTRTKYITLALLILIPSFVNLGVPIYNRDDPELFGLPFFYWFQTIWLFACTGFYFAYSRITEKKS
- a CDS encoding DNA polymerase ligase N-terminal domain-containing protein, which encodes MEDEPSVSFCREIAKKYDYTTLARPVYVIQEHHATKLHWDLRFEVHNTLKSWALPKEPPQKMGEKRLAISVDDHPLEYAAFEGEIPSGNYGAGKVKIWDKGTFEVVESSEKKMIVNIHGSRLKGKYCLVHFEPEGKNWLFFKMKYDLK
- a CDS encoding SagB/ThcOx family dehydrogenase → MRNYEIDATWHYHNGTKHPNGMLLNRFHVYHPSHRPTPYKVYKNTSSIELTLDKNPTGVLTLDAISSQESFGNTTPDLKTLAKILYCSAGITKKIKFSGLGEVDFRAASCTGALYHIEIYIVCGNIPRLDAGVYHFDPKNMRLDVIRHGDYRGLVVDATANEQSAREAPVILIFTDVFSRNSIKYQARAYRHTFWDSGTILANTLAISSAHKTPTKIIAGFTDAPITKLLGVNPIQEAPILILTLGRSEPTASSIPHLSDTVPDSVPSDYDIEYPEITQMHDASSLLTPDEVSSWRVPLSIKKSQNTGIQLGDKAESSELIESTIIKRGSTRKFSLESITLEQLTTILDKTTHGINTDFSVDGESLSDIYIIANAVDGLEPGSYYYAQKNNSLEKLRQGNFRNASGNLGLDQDLPYDASVTIFFMTDLDKILKHFGNRGYRVAQLDAAITAGKMYLASYSLGLGATGLTFYDDLVTNFFSPHAKDKEPMFLMAIGKKEKST
- a CDS encoding sialidase family protein; this translates as MPLIDSTAMKLGTILILSVVVFSGIGSSFAQVPSPGFTNPVTLSDSSSNSELPHIVVSGDGIFAIWSATHNGKSDVYFAKSTDGGATFSTPVNLSQSVSSQSLYPQLAEKDNHVYVIWQSSISGNSTVLMAKSTDGGTTFGTPVLISDDTKLSAFPQMAIDGNNVYSLWVEKSENNSTNVVFTKSIDQGNSFVPPVYITHGARNSGIPKIFAETGKVYLTWEDNNKGDFEVFLSKSSNSGDSFDSPVDISTSAGESGSPEVFVYQNNIYEVWMDNTSGNYDIMFTKSSDGGNTFSKPLDVSNLKGDSGYPQLAAWKNNVYVVWTQTMTGINYDIYFAKSSNNGDSFDAPINLSNNFGPSGWPKISSDGTIYVSWVDSTPGKFDVFITKSNDGGATFQDPTNLSNSVNESYENEMVVTNNSVYMVWEEGQRGNYTIAFSKSTTFVPEFGPLASVALMVSIVGIIAISVRSGLKFN
- a CDS encoding VOC family protein, producing MKLHHVGIVVKSINQSLGELGKYLNFETKTMILPVASQKVNICLLKVGEPFIELIEPASPDSAISEFAKSGGGIHHLCFEVKNIQSELDRLEEKGATVLVKPVEGFDNRRIAFVDLNTPNTKCGLVELLEIPQ
- a CDS encoding radical SAM protein encodes the protein MLEKLVKESKALEKAIAGEELSFDDGMELMSYDNLYMLGAAADLVRQKKIGPTVTFAASYYMNYTNVCAASCQMCAFYRKGDESDAYTLSAKDIEARVAMAKNMGATEVHIVGGFHPELPLEYYEEMFRTIKKSHPELNIKALTAAEVFFISKLTKNSVKEILTRLKAAGLDTMPGGGAELFHPDIRSKIVRGKCSGQEWLDTIEQAHNLGIKSNATMLFGHIEKPEHIVDHLVKLREVQKRTKGFITLIPLKFSLDNTELEKKGLVTAESPSTYDLRITAVSRLMLANQLDNISVYWVALGKKLAQVALTYGGNDLVGTAFSEEIYRAAGKGTNSSIVELANMIKEIGREPAQRDTFFKVIKKF
- a CDS encoding winged helix-turn-helix transcriptional regulator, with product MPLKLDDIDLAILESLVKDGRKSFRQISRETKVSTPTVKLHYERLVNAGLIKGVSVELDLGKLETKTSANLDQIKHKSLNGNKIKIGKDMLVKITCDYCNGPTHNKPTILKVGSQERFFCCTSCRTLYKEKYRNKIESITKSNQE